A stretch of DNA from Gemmatimonadales bacterium:
AGGTCGATCCGTAGAACCGTGCGATGGAGTGTATGGGCCTCGTGAACTCAGCCGCCAGCTCGATAGCCGGAACGAACATTGGGTGGAGCCTTTCGAAATCGCCGCCTAACTAGTAGTTTACCCTACTTGTCTTCCAGTCCCGGCCGCCGTTCGCGCGATAACTCGGCCTACACCGTGCTTATGCGACAAACCGGCGCATAACTCGGCGCGCAACAACCCGGGTCGAGGCTCGCGTGATAACACGGCCTGCACCGTGCTTATGCTCCAAACCGGCGCATAACTCGGCGCACAACAATGCGGCGCGCCGCCACCACCCGCCAGTCAGTCCCCAGCTAGCCGACCGGTCCGATACAGCACCAGGGATGAGTCCACGGTCAGGCTGGGGAGGACGACGGTCAGGTCCCGGTATTCGGCCTGCATCTGCTCGAGGCCGCGGATCTGCCGGTCGAGGATGGTGCGCACCGAATCGTTGCGGGTGGTGTCGCGCCGCGCTCGCAGCACCGCGATCTGGTTCGGCAGGGTGGTGAGCTGGTCTCGGATCGACTGCAGGCCGGTGGCGAGAAGGCGCGCCCGCGTCGCGGGGTGAGAGAGGATCTCGACGTCGGGGCCGAAGACGCCGTTGTCGCTGGTGTGGTCGTAGTGGAAGTGCGTGTTGACCACGTATCGGATGGGCTTGGGTGTCACCCGGCGGATCTCCGACACGAGCGCGCGCGCGGCCGTGGGAGTGATGTGATCGTCCACGACGATGACGTCGCGGTCGGTCACGATGAAAACCGAGGTGGCGCCTACTACCTGACCCTGCCGCCCGGTCGCGAAGAAGACCCCCGGCCGCACCTCGCTGATGGTGAAGACGGTGTCCTCCGCCCAGGCGTGGTAGATGTCGTCGCGGGGGCTGCCGCCTCCCAGTAGGGCGACGGGGGCGAGCGCGGCCAAGCCGGCGATGGCGATGGCGAGTGCGGCGCCGACGATGTCCCGTCTCATGCGGGGGTCTCTAGTGCCGTCGAGAGCACGTGCTTGAGCTCGGCGAGCTTGTAGGGTTTGTGGAGGCAGGGGCGTCCTGAGCCGGCGAGGAAAGCCATGGTGTCGTCGCGGACCGTGTCTCCCGTCGCGAAGACGATGCGCTTGGCCATCTCGGGAGCGTCGTGCCGCAGCCGCTCGAACAACTCGCGGCCGGTGAGCAGGGGCATCCGCACGTCGGTGATGATGAGGTCGAAGTGTTCGCCCAGGACGCGGCCGAGCGCTTCCTGGCCGTCGGCGGCGGTCTCTACGGTGTAGCCCCAGGCCTCGAGCGTGGCGCGCATGAAGTGGAGGATCTGGGGCTCGTCGTCCACTACCAGCACGCGGCCGCCGGCCACCACGCCCTGCGCCGGCAGGGCCGCCCGGTCGTCCGGCGCTCCGGCGGGCGGCAGCTCGATGGTGAAGGTCGCGCCGTGTCCGGGTGCCGACTTGAGGGTGATCTTCCCGCCGTGCTCCTTCACGATACCCTGGCAGATCGAGAGGCCGAGGCCGGTGCCTTCGCCCTCGGCCTTGGTGGTGAAGAACGGCTCGAAGACCCGGTTCTGGACCTCTTCGGGGATCCCCGGCCCGTTGTCCACCACGTCGATGGCGATGCCGTCGAGCCAGGGCCGCGCGCGCACCACGACCGTTCCGGGCCGGCCGGTGCTCGCGATCGCCTGGGCGGCGTTGTTGACGACGTTCACGAGCACCTGCTGGAGCTGGTTGGCGCTGCCGTCGATATCAGGGAGGCCAGGCTCCACCACGAGCAGCGGCTCGACCTTGAGCCCGATGAGCTGGTTCTTGAGGAGGGCGAGCGTGCGCTCGAGGATCGGGCCGACTGACAGGCTGCGGCGCTCCTGGTCCTGCTTCCGGGCGAAGGTGAGCAGGTTCTTGACGATGCCGGCGGCGCGCTGCGCCTCTTCCTGGATCACGCGGAGCGGCTCGCGGAGGTTGGCGGGCACGTCGGCGGCCTCGGTCAGGAAGTCGGCGAACCCGAGGACACTTGCGAGGGGGTTGTTGAGCTCGTGCGCGACGCCCGCGATGAGCTGGCCGATCGCCGAGAGCTTCTCCGACTGGATCAGCTGTTCCTGGAGGCGGCGGGTCTCGGTGGTGTCTACGATGAGGAGCACCACGGTACCGGGCTCGTCGCCCTGGATGGCTTGCGCGTTCACGGAGTAGATGTGCCGGTCGGTGCGGATCTCGCCACCGGCGCCGCCGGGCGCGGCGATCGCCTTGCCGATGGGCTCCGCCCACGCCGGCGGCAGGAGCGTGAGCCAGGGCCGTCCGGCCAGGGTCGTGATCGGCGCGGCGACCAGGTCGGCGAAGGCGCGGTTGGCGCGCCGTACGCCGCCGCGCGCGCCCACGATGCAGATGGCGGGGCCCATGGCGTCCACCATCTGCTCCCAGTCGCGCTTGCCCGTCGAAAGGAGGGTGATCAGTTGCGCGTTCTGGAGCGCGAGGGCCGCCCCAGCGGCGACGGCGGCGATGACGGCCTCGTCGTCCTCCTTGAAGGCAACGTCGTCCTTGCCCCAGACCCCGATGATTCCCATTGTGTGACCGGCGGCGACGAGTGGTGCCCCGAGACGCGCCGGTCCCGTGACCCGGATCACGTGCGGAGCGGCTGCTAGTAGCTCGGCGAGGAACGGGTCTTGCAGAGTAGGGGTAGGGCTACCTGAGGCTACCGCGAGCGTAAGCCCAGGCGTCGCGTCGCCTGCGCCCACGGAGACAGCGATGGCGGCCGGGTCGAAGAGTCGCTCGAGGCACTCGGCGGTGCGTTCCGCGACGGTTTCGCGGCGAAGGGCTCCGGTGAGGGTGCGCCCGAAGCGGGTCAGTTCGGCCAGGACCGAAAGGGGGTCAACCATGATCGCGACTACGGTGCGGGCGACGCTGGGCGCCGAAGACGAGCGACTGGCGCTGCTGCTCCTCGCCGATGGCAGCGAAACCGAGCGGCGGAGGCTCGAGGCGCGCGCCGCCTCCGAGGGGTCGGACGTGCTCTGGGACGATCCGCGCCTGGTGAGGGCGCTGCTCTCCCATCGCGGGCTCACCGCGCCGTCGGCCGCCCTCTTCCTCTATGCGATGCTGCGCCGTCTCCTGCTGGAGGCCGGGGTGGACGACCGCCTCGTCACCGACTACTGTGCGTCGCTGGTGCTGGCGTTCGGGCGCAAGGACCGCGCGTACCGCATCGGTGAGCATGACGAGAATCGTTACGCCTATCTGGTGGACTTGGTGGCGGAGGCCGACCGGACCGAGGGCGAGCGCCAGTTCAGGGTGCGCGCGCACCTGGGGAACTTCGCTCTCTGGCTCACCGGCATCTTTCCCGACTATATCGCGGCGCGGCGCGCACGCAAGGGCGGCCCCGACCTGCCGTATTACGAGGCGGTCGGGAAGTCCGGGTTCCGGCTGGCTAGCGACCACGCGCTGGCCGGGCGATACGGCCTGGACGGGGTGTTGCGGCAGACGGGCGAGCGGTTCCATCAGATCCGCATCGCCCTGAACCGATTCAGCGACCGGATGATGTTCCCGAATCACGACTCGCCGGACCGGTTGATGCGCCAGGTCGCAGACGAGTTTGGGCATTAACGACGTCTTGCCGTCTTCCCCTCCTCCCCCCAATATCAATCAGACCACCCGAACCAGAGGAGCAGCAGTGCCGAACTACGACTACCAGTGCCAGAAGTGCCGCAAGCGGTTCACCGTGGTGGAGAGGATATCGGAGCACGCCGGCCGCTCGCCCGCCTGTCCGAAGTGCAAGTCGCGCAGCACCCGGCAGCTGCTGAGCGGGTTCTTCGCCAAGACCGTGAAGAAGAGCTGACCGCCGCCGGGGAGGCCCGTGTTCAAGCGGCTCCGTGACGCGCTGGAGGCGGCGCTCGAGGCAGCGACGCCGCCGACCGACCTCGGCGAGTTGGCCCGGCGCATGCGCGAGGCGGTGATCGAGGCGAAGGCCGGCGTCGGCGCGATGCGCGAGGCGCTCCAGAAGGCGGAGCAGCAGCTGGCGGGCGAGCGCGCTCAGCTTGAAACGACGCAGCGGCGCCGCGACCTCGCCTTGGGGATCAGCGACGCCGAGACGGTCGAAGTGGCCGACCGGTACCTCGCCAAGCACCGCGAACGGATCGGCGTGCTCGAGAAGAAAGTGGAAGCTCAGCGCGAGGAACTGGCGCTGGCCGAGCGCGACCTGGTGGAGATGACGGCGCAGCTGCAGGAAGCGGCCAAGCGGCGCGGCGGCATCGACGCCGACCGTTCCGCCGACCGGGCCTGGGCCGGACTCGGCGCCGCCGGGATGGACCGGCCCGAGACCGACCTCGAGCAGGAGCTGCTCAAGACGAAGCTGGACCGCGCGGCACGCGAGGCCGAAGCGGACGCCAAGCTGGATGAGCTGAAGAAACGGATGGGCAGGTAGCAGGCCTTCTTTCTCGGCGGAGCCCGGATCATGTCCATGGAAATCAAGACGGGCCGCATGGTTTACCTCGGCTACGGGAAGTACTGGCGGTCGGACGAGATCGTCGGACTGAATCCCATCGAGGAGGGGCGTGGCCCCGGGCGGCGGACGGAGGTCTATTGCGGCACTCGCTCCGAGCCGATGGTCGCCTCGCGGTCGGAGCGGGCCATCCTCCAGGAGATGGTGACGGCTCCGGAGGAGATCTTCCGGATGGAAGAGGCGCGCTCCGTGATCGGCGACCTGGTGGACGCTCTGTCCGAGCTCTCGCCGCTCCTCCGGCGGGTGCTTTCCAACGAGGGGCACTTCGACGTCGAGAAGTGGGAGGAGCGTCTCAAGGGCCTCCTCGCGCCGCCCGCCGAGGAAGAGCCGAAGAACCCCGACCTCTTCTCGTAAACCTGCGCGGCGCTGCTTTCGCGGCGGTCTTCGTCCTCGCCGCCGCCCCGGCTTCCGCGCAGTCCGTCTGCGACGGGCGGCCGATCCGCTCCATCAGCCTCGCGACCGCGCCGCTGTTCGGCGCCGAATCGCGGGCGCTGCCGCGCCTTTTCTACCACCTAGGCAACTCCCTTCACTGGCGCACCCGCCCGGAGACGGCGCGGCGCGAGCTGCTCTTCGCGGAGGGCGAACCGTGCGACCCACGCCGCCTGGCCGAGACGGAGCGGCTGCTCCGCGCCCAGACGTACCTCCGGAGTGCTCGCGTCACCACCGCACCGGCCCGGGACGGCGGCGTTGACGTCGCGGTCGAGACGCGCGACGACTGGTCGCTTCGGGGCGCGGTGCGCGTCGAGTCGGGAGGAGCGGTCAGGCGCGTCCGGCTCAGCGAGGAGAACGTCCTGGGGCGCGGGATCCGCGTCCAACTCCGCTACAACAACCTGGGGCGCCGGGCGGGTTTCGACGTGGGAGTGCTCCATCGTCAGTTGTTCGGCCGCCACGACGCCGAGCTGGTGGCCGGCAAGTCGAGCGTCGGTTCCGTAGCCGAGCAGTCCGTGCTGAGGCCGTTCGAGAGCGAATTCGACCGCCTCGCGTGGCGCGAGTCGAGCCGGTACCGGAAAGAGCCGTTCCCGCTCGTCAGCCCGACGCTCGGCACGGTGGCGCAGCCGCTGGTGTCGTTCGGCGGGGACCTCGGGATCGCGGCGCGGTTCGGCGTGCCGGGGCGGCTTCGCATCCTGGGCGCCGTGCTGTCCGCCGAGCGGTTGTACGTCGAAGGCTCGCCGCTCGCGCCGCTCGCCGCGGGCGACTCACGCGCGAAGGCGGAGCTCGAAGACCGATACCCGGAGCGCCGGCGGGTTCGCGTGCATCTGATCCTGGGTTGGAGGAACCTGCGATTCACTTCGCACCGCGGGGTGGACGGCGTGAACGCGGTCGAGGACATCCGCGAAGGCGTCGAGGCGGGCGTGGTCCTGGGGCGGAGCCTTTTCGGCTCGGGCGGGCTCCAGCACGACTGGTTCGTCTCCGCCGAGACGTACCTCGGCGCGGCGCTGAACTACCGGACGCTCGTCTTCGCGCGCGGCAAGGCTGAAGGCCGGTACCTCACCAACGGCGACCG
This window harbors:
- a CDS encoding MBL fold metallo-hydrolase, with the translated sequence MRRDIVGAALAIAIAGLAALAPVALLGGGSPRDDIYHAWAEDTVFTISEVRPGVFFATGRQGQVVGATSVFIVTDRDVIVVDDHITPTAARALVSEIRRVTPKPIRYVVNTHFHYDHTSDNGVFGPDVEILSHPATRARLLATGLQSIRDQLTTLPNQIAVLRARRDTTRNDSVRTILDRQIRGLEQMQAEYRDLTVVLPSLTVDSSLVLYRTGRLAGD
- a CDS encoding ATP-binding protein, whose amino-acid sequence is MVDPLSVLAELTRFGRTLTGALRRETVAERTAECLERLFDPAAIAVSVGAGDATPGLTLAVASGSPTPTLQDPFLAELLAAAPHVIRVTGPARLGAPLVAAGHTMGIIGVWGKDDVAFKEDDEAVIAAVAAGAALALQNAQLITLLSTGKRDWEQMVDAMGPAICIVGARGGVRRANRAFADLVAAPITTLAGRPWLTLLPPAWAEPIGKAIAAPGGAGGEIRTDRHIYSVNAQAIQGDEPGTVVLLIVDTTETRRLQEQLIQSEKLSAIGQLIAGVAHELNNPLASVLGFADFLTEAADVPANLREPLRVIQEEAQRAAGIVKNLLTFARKQDQERRSLSVGPILERTLALLKNQLIGLKVEPLLVVEPGLPDIDGSANQLQQVLVNVVNNAAQAIASTGRPGTVVVRARPWLDGIAIDVVDNGPGIPEEVQNRVFEPFFTTKAEGEGTGLGLSICQGIVKEHGGKITLKSAPGHGATFTIELPPAGAPDDRAALPAQGVVAGGRVLVVDDEPQILHFMRATLEAWGYTVETAADGQEALGRVLGEHFDLIITDVRMPLLTGRELFERLRHDAPEMAKRIVFATGDTVRDDTMAFLAGSGRPCLHKPYKLAELKHVLSTALETPA
- a CDS encoding zinc ribbon domain-containing protein; amino-acid sequence: MPNYDYQCQKCRKRFTVVERISEHAGRSPACPKCKSRSTRQLLSGFFAKTVKKS